TATTCGAGCACTTTTTTGGGCAATTCGTGCAGTCGCGCCAAGTCTTCGAGAACCTCGGCATCCATGCTGGGGCCGGTCTTCGTTTTCTTCAGAATCGGCAGCTTCAGGTCTTCAAACAGCAGCTTTGCGAGTTGCAATCGAGAGTCGATGTTGAACTCCCCGTGGTTGATTGCATAGATCTCGTTTTCAAGCGCGGTAATCTTCGTCGAGAAATCGGTGCTCAATTCGACGAGACGAGCGCGGTCGACCTTGATCCCTCGATGCTCGAGTTCCGCCAGGACTTCGACTAGTGGCATCTCGAGATCGCGAAATAGTGGCACGAGACCATCTTGCTCGAGTCGCGGCTCGAGGATGGGGAGCAGCCGGTAGGGAACGAGCGCATCTTCAGCGGCGTAGTCGGTGATGGCGGCGAGTGGAACTTGATCCATCCGGATCTGTTTTTTTCCGGTACCGATCAGCGACTCGATCTCGATATTTTGGTGCCCCAGATGACGCCGCGCAAGTTCGTCGAGATTATGACTTCGTTCGCCGGGATCGATCAAATAATCGGCCACCATGGTGTCGAACGCAGCGCCACGCAACTCAATACCGGCGGAACGGAGCACCACCATGTCGTACTTGATGTTCTGCCCCACTTTGGCAATCGCAGGATCTTCCAGCACGGGCCGAAAGAGATCCGCGACCGCTGTCGCATCGAGACAGAGCGCCTGCTCATTTTCCGGCGCGCGAATTGGTAAGTACCACGCTTCACCATCGCGATAGCAAAACGAATAACCGACAATCTCGGCCCAGCGCGGCTGAACGCTCGTAGTTTCGGTATCGATCACCAAACTGCCTGCAGCTTTAATCTCGTCGATGATGGTGCGGAGTTGATCGAGCGACTCCACGCGCCGATAGGTGGCTTCCCAAGGAGCAGCGGCAACTTGCGGCCCCAAACTGCCAGAGGGACTTGTTTGGCTATCGGCTGCTTCAGTGCCGGCATAAAGCTCGTCGGGAGGAGTATCGCGATCGCGCTGGGGTGCAGGAATGCTGCTGGAATAGCCTGTCGATCGCGATGATTTGGCGGGGGCGCCGCGCTTTGCTAGTTTTTCAATCCGCGTGAGCAGCTGCCGGAAACCGCACGCGCGACACAGTTCCATCAGCATCTCGATCTGATACCGGCCGACGCGCACACTGCTCCAGTCGAGGTCGAACTCCATATCGTTTTTCAGACGAACCAGGTCGCGACTCAGAAATGCCTGATCTCGAAAGTTCTTCAGGTTCTCTTTTCGCTTGGCACCACTCACCTGGTCGGCGTTATCGAGCACCCCTTCGAGCGTTTCGTACTTCGCGAGCAATTCCTGAGCGATCTTCGGACCGATCAGTGGAACGCCGGGGACATTGTCGACCGAGTCACCGACGAGCGACTGAAAATCGACCACCTGATCGGGCCGAATCCCCCACGTCGCCATCAAGGCCACGTCGTCGAAAATCTCGTTCTTGCGAAGATTGAGCATCTGCACCCGGTCGTTGATCAGCTGACGGCAATCTTTGTCGCTCGTGACCACCAGACAGCGGCCACCGTCGCTCGCCACACGTTTGGCCAGGGTCGCCAGGATATCGTCGGCCTCGAAGCCCGGGATCGACAACTGCGTGATCCCCAGCGCATCGAGGAACTGCTGAATGATCGGAATTTGCGATTGCAGATCCCCCGGCATTTCGTCGCGATGGACTTTGTAGTTTTCGTACATCGTGTGACGAAAGGTCGGCGAGGGATGATCGAAGGCGGCGACGATGTACTCGGCGCTGCGGTTCTCGATCAAATCGAGCATGTCGCGCACAAAACCTTGCACCGCACCGACCGGCTGACCGCTGGGACTGGTCATCTCCGGCATCGCGTGAAACACCTGATAGATCAACGAATGGGCATCGATGACATAGACCGTGCTGTCCCCCAGCGGCGTTTCAGGCTCTGGAGCTTCGGCTGCATCGACCATTGCGGGCAGAGCTGGCTCGCTCGCAGCTGGCAGGAGTGGCTCAGCGGTGGGCAGAATAGCCTCGGCTGATTCCGTCAGTGCAGGCTCGGCTGGCACTAAATCAACCGGCGCTGAATCAACCGGCGCTGGCTCGACTGGTGGCTGCGAGGGCTCATCCGCGTCGTCGAACATCGAGAGCATCCGCTGCTTGGGCAAATCGGCCATGATCCTAGTAATACCTGCCTGAAAGTGGGAGAAGCGGCCTGCGCCGAGCGGCGACCTCGGCCGGTTTTCGAGAGCTTACCAGACTTCGTGTTCAGCTTTCGAAGCATCCGCCGCATCGGCGTTCGCTGGCCAGAGTCCGTAGCGGCTAGTGTAATCGTCAGAACCACTACTTGTGGAAAGGTTTGCAGAAATAATTGACTGCAGGTTACTGGCTATTTAGACTCGAGGGAGAGGAATTCGAAGCATACTTTTCGCTTACTCATCTCACTTGCGCCCGGCTCGCTCCCCGCGATCAGTTTTCTGATCACTCGGCAACATTGTTCACTGAGGTCGGGCCGCTAGTCCTTTGAGATACGAATCAGTTTCCGACGAGACGTGAAATACAGAGAAGTGTAGATGCTTGCAGGGTCACCTGCTGGCAAGCGTTTACAACCAGCGCGTTAGTCCCAGGCACACTTGCCGAGGAGTTTGAAGATGGCAGCTCGAGAAGGTCAGGGTTTGCAGATCGCAGTCATCATGTTTGCGATGCTGACGATCATCCTGGCGATTACGACTTACGTGTTCTACGCCCAGGCAGAAACCGCGCAAGCTGAAGCGGATAAGTTCCGCACCGAGAACGCCAACCTCACGCAAGGTAGCAATCGCTTCTTGTATCAATCGCTCGCCATGCAGTATGTGCTGGGCGAAGGTGGCGTGACGAAAGACCAAGTCGACAACGCTCGCACCTCAGCCGGTGGAGCCGACGAAGTCGCTGATCGCGTGCTGAAGAACTTCAACGACGACATGATGCTCTACGGCGATCAAGCCGCTGCTGAAGGTCCTCGCAACTATCGCACGCTGCCAGCCTATCTGCTCACTTCGATCAACAACAAGAACAACACGATTGTGACTGAGAAGTCGCTCTCGACTGACTATCAGCGCGAGAAAGAAGCGACCAAGGCAGCCGAAGCTCAGCGTGTTGCCACCGCCGAAGCTGCTCAAAAATCGGCTCAAGATGATCTGTCGAAAGAACGTGAAGCGTTCAATGCCGAACGTGGTCGC
This window of the Pirellula staleyi DSM 6068 genome carries:
- the polA gene encoding DNA polymerase I, with protein sequence MADLPKQRMLSMFDDADEPSQPPVEPAPVDSAPVDLVPAEPALTESAEAILPTAEPLLPAASEPALPAMVDAAEAPEPETPLGDSTVYVIDAHSLIYQVFHAMPEMTSPSGQPVGAVQGFVRDMLDLIENRSAEYIVAAFDHPSPTFRHTMYENYKVHRDEMPGDLQSQIPIIQQFLDALGITQLSIPGFEADDILATLAKRVASDGGRCLVVTSDKDCRQLINDRVQMLNLRKNEIFDDVALMATWGIRPDQVVDFQSLVGDSVDNVPGVPLIGPKIAQELLAKYETLEGVLDNADQVSGAKRKENLKNFRDQAFLSRDLVRLKNDMEFDLDWSSVRVGRYQIEMLMELCRACGFRQLLTRIEKLAKRGAPAKSSRSTGYSSSIPAPQRDRDTPPDELYAGTEAADSQTSPSGSLGPQVAAAPWEATYRRVESLDQLRTIIDEIKAAGSLVIDTETTSVQPRWAEIVGYSFCYRDGEAWYLPIRAPENEQALCLDATAVADLFRPVLEDPAIAKVGQNIKYDMVVLRSAGIELRGAAFDTMVADYLIDPGERSHNLDELARRHLGHQNIEIESLIGTGKKQIRMDQVPLAAITDYAAEDALVPYRLLPILEPRLEQDGLVPLFRDLEMPLVEVLAELEHRGIKVDRARLVELSTDFSTKITALENEIYAINHGEFNIDSRLQLAKLLFEDLKLPILKKTKTGPSMDAEVLEDLARLHELPKKVLEYRHLAKLRSTYVDSLQELIHPVTGRVHTSLKQDVAATGRLSSQDPNLQNIPVRTAEGRAIRSAFQPGIEGWKLMAADYSQIELRVLAHFSGDAALAEAFASDRDIHTQVASQVYEVAPGDVTPEMRRSAKAINFGVIYGQSPFGLARSLGIENDEAAAFISAYFAQYPGVDDFMRETLIGCRKQGYVTTIAGRRRPVTGVRDPHAVNDKRQRTLPERIAINTVIQGSAADIIKRAMITVHRRLKEEKLQARMLLQIHDELLFEFPPEEQGQLRDLVVESMSTAEKISVPLKIDVKTGLNWADCEPLGK